A stretch of the Candidatus Curtissbacteria bacterium genome encodes the following:
- the rpsO gene encoding 30S ribosomal protein S15 — protein MASATAKKSVIDKFATHAGDTGSPEVQVALLTQRIQNVSDHLKSHGHDDHSRRGLLSMINKRRRLLHYLTRKAPDRYKDIIGKLGLSK, from the coding sequence ATGGCATCGGCAACTGCAAAAAAATCAGTAATAGACAAATTTGCAACTCATGCAGGAGACACAGGCTCTCCAGAGGTTCAAGTCGCGCTTTTAACCCAGCGTATACAAAACGTCAGTGACCACCTTAAATCTCACGGCCACGACGACCACTCAAGGCGAGGCTTGCTTTCCATGATCAACAAACGCAGACGACTCCTTCATTACTTAACCCGCAAAGCCCCAGACAGATATAAAGATATTATTGGTAAATTGGGATTATCCAAGTAA